From a single Miscanthus floridulus cultivar M001 chromosome 8, ASM1932011v1, whole genome shotgun sequence genomic region:
- the LOC136472343 gene encoding uncharacterized protein, with amino-acid sequence MAAKARTIHHSPFSLLVLLLSVLIVTLGGADGGLDGSRSSRCPRIPSMTAQQACSAVSGTRHMLELCLRRLRAGGVRVPLPVTRHAAVAVRGALDAYAATVAAATSLLDGGAVPADDERTAFGNCMVGYGSARVAMARVADDLRPAAGGGGCDDDDDRAAELKVGYTAGLRGMDGCTRGMLDFPASTLYARNLADRNVTLLAALLCSLVPAPLA; translated from the coding sequence ATGGCCGCCAAAGCAAGAACCATCCACCactctcccttctccctcctcgtcctcctcctctcgGTACTCATCGTCACCCTCGGCGGCGCAGATGGCGGCCTCGACGGTAGCCGCAGCAGCCGGTGCCCTCGCATCCCGTCCATGACGGCGCAGCAGGCGTGCAGCGCGGTCTCCGGGACGCGCCACATGCTCGAGCTCTGCCTCCGCAGGCTTCGCGCGGGCGGCGTACGCGTACCACTACCGGTCACCCGCCATGCCGCGGTGGCCGTGCGCGGCGCGCTGGACGCGTACGCGGCCACGGTGGCCGCGGCGACGTCGCTGCTGGACGGCGGCGCGGTCCCGGCGGACGACGAGAGGACCGCGTTCGGCAACTGCATGGTGGGCTACGGCAGCGCCCGCGTGGCCATGGCACGTGTCGCCGACGACCtgcggccggcggccggcggcggcggctgtgacgacgacgacgaccgggCCGCGGAGCTCAAGGTGGGGTACACGGCCGGGCTCCGTGGCATGGACGGGTGCACGAGGGGCATGCTCGACTTCCCGGCGTCGACGTTGTACGCCAGGAACCTCGCCGACCGGAACGTGACCTTGCTCGCCGCCTTGCTCTGCAGCCTGGTGCCTGCGCCGCTGGCTTGA